DNA from Strix aluco isolate bStrAlu1 chromosome 11, bStrAlu1.hap1, whole genome shotgun sequence:
CTGCAGGCTCTCCGAGTGTGGGCAGGAGCTCCCCGCAcgctgcaggcagggatgctgcctgCCAAGAGAGTCGCCGTCCCCAGGAACCCCCGCAGCCGACCGCCTCGCAGCCTGCAGGCACCGCTCCCAGCGCGTCTCCGTCCCGTGTGCTCCGTGTGCGGGGAGACGTCAGGGAGCTCCGGGATGAATGGGAAGGGAAATGAGACAAAACGCATGACTGTCAAGGTAAGGAGGCGACATTTTTCTCTAACTACAGGCTCCCTGTATCAGCTGCGAAGGctaaaaatattaatgatgtCGGAGAGTGGCTGGGGTACCCTGCAAGTATTTTTGTCCTGGGTTAGGGAGTCCTAGGTTAGGGATTTTTGTCCTGGGTTAGGGAAGAACCGAGAGGCTTGAGCCCACACAAGTAACAAAGTACCTCCCTGTCCCTTATTGCTGGAGGGACAGCAAACACCTTGTCAGGCACAAGTGTGCCACACAGGGCCAGGCAGCTGGTGGTCCAGCTGGCAAGCTCTCGGGGTGCTGAAGTGCACTTTTAACTGCTCTTGGTAGGGAAGGGAAATCCCAGGAGTGGGGAAAAGCGAGCGCCAGGCTGGCACAGGGCTTCTCAGCAGGACTGGGCACAGGCCTCACATCCCGATGAGCTGACTGCTCTCCGCAGGAAAGGGCAGGGACACTGAGGCGAGTCGCCCTCAGCAGCCCACGCACTGGCACGTCATaccatggaatcacagaatcatctgggttggaaaagcccttgaagatcctccagtccaaccattaacctcacactgaccgttcccaactccaccagatccctcagcactgggtcaacccgactcttcaacctctccagggatggggactccccccctgccctgggcagcccattccaacgcccaacaaccccttctgcaaagaaatccttcctaagagccagtctgaccctgccctggcgcagcttgaggccattccctcttgtcctggcgcttgttccttggctcaagagactcatcccccctctctgcaccctcctttcagggagttgtagagggccaggaggtctcccctcagcctcctcttctccagactaaacccccccagttccctcagccactccccatcagtcctgtgctccagaccctgcaccagctccgttgcccttctctggacacgctcgagtcattcaatggcctttttggagtgaggggcccaaaactgaacccagtcattgaggtgcggcctcaccagtgctgagtacaggagcAAGATCCCTTCCtcatccctgctggccacgctagttcTGATACAGCTGCTGCCTGGTCTCTGCCTCCTCCATCCACATTACAAACCTGCTCGGTAAAAGCATCTTTGCAGACAGAAATGAGCTCTGCAAGCTGATTTACCACCGTACACAGCCCCTGTGCCACCCTGGCACCGCATGACCGCACGGCGCGGTGCCTGCACGAGGAGCTGACAAACTGGCATCTCTGGCACATTGTCACCGGGGACTCCCAGCCGAGCATGGCCACGCCTGGGGGAGCTCCCTGCCCACTGGGACTGGACCAACCCAAAACCATCCCCTCTGGAAGGAAATGTATAATCGGCACCAACGCTGTGCGCTGCACGGTAAATGGTGAGGAGCAACCCAGCTTGCCTGCTAGCCTGGGCACCTCGGAGCTAGATGGCATTTAATTCAGCCAAGGGCCTGAATTAAAGATGAGGAGAAGCGGCAGATCTGTGTCAGAAAGTCTTCCCAGGAAAGATGCCAAGAGGATTTTAGGATCCACTGAGCTCCCGGTGCactgcagctgtgaaaaaaacTAAGGAGCTCTGTGGCCATCCCCGGCGAGGGGGTGATTTTGCCCTGACAGTGCTGGTCAGGCTGGCACGACCCAGCCTGGAAATGGGCACAGCTGTAacagctctgctgaaatcagtgaggaggagaaaagagcCACAAGTGCGGGGTGAGGCCAGAGGAAAGCACTCCTGGGTGGGCAGCAGCCCTCAGCGACAGCCCGAGAGAGAAAAGGGCCACGCTCCAGTGTGGCAGAAGGTGGcagatgtaagaaaaaaaaaaaaaaatcaggtgctAATTTTACCTGACCCAGCAAAGGCTTGGGCAGGCACCCGGCTTTTATGCATGGCCCTCGGTCAGTCCCTCGCAGGAGCAGAACAGCAGCTCCCGGGTCTTTCCTTGCACTCTGCAAGCATCGGTATTTCATCTGCAATTCTGAGCATTTATTTGGGCTCCAGGTGCATCCAGGAGCTCACCCAGAGCTTGCTGCTCTGCAAACACTGCAGCTGCATGTGTGAGGGTCTCCCAGGACACCAGCAGGTCCCAAACATGGCAGGATGGGGCAGCGATGCAGGAGGCAGCAGATTAACGTGTGGAAGGGCTACAGCACTTGTGGAGGATCCAAGAGACAGAGTTTAAGGTGAAAGCAGCTCAAAAAGGTACAGGAAAAACACACCGGAGCCACCGGTGCAGCAGGTTGTCACAAGGCAGCCATGGGGGACAGGTAGCCATGGCCACTGTCAGAGCACTGGGGCTAGCTCTAGCCTGCGTCTGCCTGCCCTGGTCCCTCCTGTCCCCGTGTGTCCACTCTGCCCTGGCACCAGGGCAAGGGGAGCCTGTTCCCTGGCCCACGGAGCAACTCCAGGACCTCACATCCTGTTTGCCAAAGAGAATTAAACTACAGATTTACTACCAGAGCAAAGGAGCATGCCCAAATCACCACATGTACCCCAACACCTCTGCCCGAGGGTGACCGGCCTCTTCCCACTGCAGCTCCCTGGGAAGTGGCCGTGGCTGTGCCACCACCACCGAAGGCAGGCAACGCAACGCTCCCCTCTTCCCGCCTCTCCTACATGTCCCCAGCAGCAAACTGAGTCCTCTGCTCTGTCACAAGCAATTCCCTTTTCCACGTGTCCCCAGGCTGCCCGATGTCCTGGAAACACCTTCCCATGCCTGTAGCAAGGAGCGACATTGACATGCAGAGCAAGAACAAGGAGGGGATCCCCATATGGTCGACTGGCCTCAGCGCTGCCCTCTTCAACAAGCCCCTTGCAGCAGGTCTGAAGGGTGTGAGGATGGGGCTCTGCCTGCCCGTCCCTCTGCCCGTGGCACCCTTCTGACAGCACCTGCCTCCAAATGCCCCGAGGTCCCTTGCAGACCCTCAGGAAAACCTTGGGTTTCTTTAAAACAGCCTATTTCTACGCCTTGCAACCGCATGAAAAACACCAAGTGATGACTCCTACAAGAGCCActattaaagaggaaaaatataaccCAGCTCCCGtccattttgcttttaattcttgTTCTTCTGAAGGTGTAGTGCCGGTCCCCATTGCCAGCTGCTTTGTCACACCCCAGAGCTGCCATCCCTCCCCCACGCCCTGGCCTCCAACTCCTTTTTCCAGCGTTTTCCCCGTTGGAAAGACAAGATTTGATACTGGGCATTTTGGTGATCACCGGGGCAGGGTGTATGCAGAGGGAGGACGAACCGGCTGCAGTTTGCAGGGCTGCCTGCGGGATCCTGCTGGGGCTCTGGCCCTGGAGAAACCAGCATTTCTCGCCttagttttcacagaatcacaccaGCCCCAAACCCCCGCTGGAAACAGGGTCTGTGCTGTGACTCTGGGGTCTGGAGTGGCTGTAGGAAACCTGAGAACTGAGCACTAAAAGGAAAGGGGACAAACACAGCCCCGGCCCTCCTAAAAATAGAAATCcctcaaaaataaatgaaaactaaagGCAGCGTGCTCAGGATGGCTAGCACTGGCCATTTACACAGACAGGAGCTCCCTTATGGCATTTTGCTCCACGGGCTGTTTCTGAGCCAAAAAAATCAGCAGGATTCAGAATAGAGTTACGAGTTCGTATGAATCAGAACTGACAGTTACTTTATCTGGAACAAGAGTTAAGGGATGTGAGCTCCAGGACACGAGCAGCTCTGAAACGCCCGGCTCAGGCCCTCCCTGCGGGTCCAGAGGCACATTAACAGCTACTCCAGGAGGGTTACGCTGCCTTGCAAAGCCCAGGGCCGGCTCCAGCGGAGCACAAGGCGCTGGACAGACACGAGGGTCCCCGCTACATGACAGGAGtggcagggggaggagagaagaaatcTTCAGCAAAGGCTTTTTTGGGGCCAGAAGCCGGTAATTCAGCAAATGCAAAGTTTTTTTGTAGTGATGTCTTCTTTTTGCTGCAAGGTCAGCAGGTGGAAGCGATTCACCTGGAAGATCATATATTGGCGATATTTCTCCCTTGGGCAGAGAAAGGGTTTGAGGCTACTTCGTCCTCATTCCCAGCAGCTGTCCCAGTTATGCTTCTCACTGGTTTGGAGCAGTGGTATCTATGTCTcattttttcattaagaatttCAATGAATGACTTTTATATGcgtgaaaacaatttttttgaaaCCTCAAACTCTCTCCAAGAGGAGCTGTCTCTCCAGCAAGTCCCAGTTGGGAAGATGAGCCCATCCTGACATGGCTCAGCAGGGGTCCCAACTCAGGTGGTGGCAAACGCAGCTCAGGTGCAGCCAGTGAAGCTGCTGATCAaggctctgcctctgctcccagtTCACACACTGGTGGTTGGGAAGAGCTCATCTGAGAGGTGAGTGTAGCTCTGAAAGAGCTCCCAAGGGAGAAAAGGGCTGAGATGGATATGTACGATGACATTCTCCATCGGGCAAGGTGTCTGGACATGGCACAGTTAACTCCAAAGTGCCACCGATAAAGACAAACCCCCTGGCCAGTGGCACGGCCTGGGGTGGAAGGTGCCCCATGCGTCGCGCTTGAGCCTGGCCCAAGGGAGCTGGGAGGTGTCACCACACCGACCGCCAGGCTTGAAGCACAGGGAAACACCTTCAAACGTTGGCAGGCACTTCCTCCGCGCAAGAGAGCTCAGCTGGCTGCCTATTGGATCCTCAGTAGATTGTAAGTACAAAACCAAAGCCCTTGCTTGAAAACAGAGCCCTGGACCTGCTCAGAGTGACCGTCCTCACGGAGGCACGTGGGTGCGATGTCACGCGGAGGTGGCTGGGGTCTCTCGCTCCAGCATTAGTGCCGGACACCAGGACAACTTTGTTCAAAGCTCGGAGTTAACTCACAGGGTGACCAGGTCTTCCGTTACAGCAGAGAATTAGGGAATCAGAGGAAATGTTCAGGCTCCTGGGCAGCCACCTCAGcgcgtggtggtggtggtgtaagTGTGCTCCCGTGCTCTGGTCTCCAGAGAGGTCGCTGGCATTGAGACATCCACAAAATCAGCCCAGCTGCCTTTACCTCGCTCCTGTACCTGCCCTCCACGGAGGGTGGACGAGAGGGATCACCCATACAGCTCGTTTTTCTTCAAGTAAGCATCATCCCGTGGGACTTTCTGAAGGAGCTCTTCCATTAATGTTGAGGACTGGGGTGGCATCAGGGTGCTGTCAGTCATACAGTTGTTGATGTGTTCATGTTAAAGGcctatttctggttttataacAGAAGGATTTAGCAAAATCTCCAGTTTTGCGTTACTGGGATTTTGAACAGGGCAGATGGCTATGTTTCTATTTGCAATAAAGCAGTCTTTCCTCTTAATTAGATCCAGTTTACTCCTAGGGGGGCAGTGGCTTTTGAGCTGGAGCTTTCTGTGAAGCTCTAATTAAACCCTTCCTTGATTGTTGTCCGCTAATTAGACATTgataatttaaacttttttttttgaaagagatacCGAATTCCTGATcacccctcctctcctcctcccccaactTCCAGCTCCTGATTTTTCAAGAGCCCATTCGTGCCCTCGCTCAGCAGCCCTGTATTCTGCACTGCCCATCCCGTAGGGACAGGGTGGACCCACCTCTGCCCCATCTCTCTGCCTTTCaccttttttccctgtttttcacCAGTGAGACTATGAAACTTTGGACCTTGCTGTTGCTTCCGCTGTAGTGGTGCAAGTCCTCCTTCAGCTAAAATCTCACCGAGGCAGAAGGAATGCCTTTCCCTTCTCTGCCCCTCCAAGCTCTCTGCTCTCACGCATCCCTCCAACTTCCCAGGTGGGTGAATCTCCGAAGCTTGCCACCACGGAGCCTGCATCGGGCCACGTCCCTGCCCTGCCCGTGGGATTTGGCCCATGATGGGTCATGGCAGCTCCTTCTCCACGCACAAGGTAAAACACATCCACCTGTGGCTGCCTCTGATATGTCCAGGGAAGttcagccctgcccagcctccccagACGAGGGTCCCTCTTGCTGGGAAGCACCACCCGACCACCTCTGTGTCCTGGCCCTCCCTCATGGTGACACCAGCCTCTCCTGCAGGACAGAAACTCTCTGGTGCTGCCGCATCTCAGGGCAGGGTGGATGGTCAAGTCTCTGTTAATGCTGCCTTGGACTTTCCCCGACACAGAAAGGCCCGTAGCCATTCTGCTTTGGGAGAGCTCCAAGCCAAGCCTGGGCCAGTTGGGGCCCAGGAGAGCTGGCCCACGGCCCCAGCAAGCCACGCATTCAGGGTTCTTACAAGTGCAGTTGTGAGCAACACAAGTGTAGCCGCAAGGTGCAAAGTGTGAGCAGGGACAAGCCCCAGAGCAGGGCGAGAGGTACCTAGAGGTGACAGCAGCAGGGTGCTGCCGTGGCCACCCAAGCCTGAGCTGGGGAAGGACAGGAGGCACCGGGGAGGAAGCCCGGGGCTGCCTTCAGTACGGTGCCCTCCGCCAGGCAGCTCCCTgcgcagcagcagcactgcccaggCGCTCCAAGCCACTTGATTAAGCTGCTGATGATCAGTAGGATTTGGGCTCTGAGCTTGCCTGAAACCAGTAAACCTTTGGGACAGGGAAAATTAAAGATGAGGGAATTTCCCGATAAGCCAAAGCAGCTCCAGGTCTGGCTGGGGTCCTGGGTGAGGAGAGGTCAGGCTTTCCAGCCCAAGGCAGCTGCAAGGGTGAAAGCTGGGCTAGCTGCAAGCCCCTAGCATGGGGGGGGCTGTATCCTCCCACATCAATGACCAGGgccctcctcccggggggggggggcagactGGGGTTCTTTTGTAAGGAATATGGGGAGCTCTGGGTCTCTTCACACTTTGTATGCAGTGGGGAGTAACACCATGTCTTTCCACATGTGGTGAAGGGTCCCGCTACTGGGGGAAGCTCAGCATCTCTTCTCAGGGCCTTTCTCCCAAAAGGACAGACCATCTGTGAGGACAGCTTGGAGGTCTGTGCACAAGGGGACACTTGGGATCCTTATCAATATATGCATCAGGTCCCTTTCTGGGGAGAAGTTTGGGTTATTGTATGGTGTCCCTTTGAGGAGTGAGTCTATGAGGGTGTTGGGGTACATCTATGGTGGAGTTTCTTTTGTGGAGGGAGCTGAGGAGGAGCTATAGACAGGACCACTTTTGGGAGGAATGACGGGACTTGAGCCTGTGGTCACTTCTGAGGAAATATGAAGGTAAATGGGTGGTGTCCTTCTGTGGGAAGTGCTGTACTTGGGGTCTCCttgtgcagagagctggggaaggTCTGTCCTCACAGCCTGTTCATGgtgctggagggagggggggcCTGGACATGACATGTCTTTAAGGGGAAGCTGGATGGTCTGTTTGTGCACAGGTGCTTTTGCAGGGCTAGGGGGGGTCCATGCATGGGCTCCTGTCAGTGACAGGGTCCCTTCAGGGGCTGGGGGTTCCCCTAAAGTGGGTATCCTCTGGGGACGAGCTTGCTCAGGGATGTCCTTGAGGGTGGGTAGACAGGGAGACTAGTCCCTGATGTGGGGTGCCCTGGGGGATCTGGGTTCCCAGAGGGATGGTCCCAGGTCCAGGGTGCCCTAGGGCATCCTTGACTCTGTGAGACAGCCCTTGTTGTAGGGTGTCCCAAAGCTGGTCCTTTACTGGGGGCCCCCAAGGCTGGTCCCTGGCCCAGGGTCTCCCCTGGGGTGCTCCATGGCCTGGCCTGGCTGTCCTGGGGTGTTCCAGGCTGTCCAGGTGTCCCAGGGCTGGTGCCTGTTCTGGGGCCCCCTGAGGTGGGTCCCTGATCCAGCTTCCCCTCTGCGTCCCAGGGAGCCCCGTGTTTTCGTGGGGTCATATCTTGCCTGGGGAGTCCAGTGCCCAGAACTGATGCCCATTCCTGGTGCTCTGTCACTGCCAGTGCCTGGCCTGGGTGTCCCAGGAAGCCCTGGGGTGCCCTGGGGACAGTTCTTGGCTGGGATGCCCCAAGGCCCTGCAGTGCTTGTACCCTGCCCAGCTTCCTTGAGCAACCATGATGTTTCCTGCAGCCAACCTCTGCCTGGGAAGCCCCGGGTGCCAGTGCCTAGAGCTGGAACCTCTTCCTGGTGCTCTGTCAGGACTAGTGCCAGGCCTGGGTGTCTCAGGAAGCCCTGGCATGTCCTGGGGCTGCTTCCCATCTGGGATGTCCTATGGATCCACAGTACTTGTACCCAGCCCAGCCTTCTCGGGCAACCCTGGTGTTCCTTGTGGCCAGGGGCCCTGATACCATAGAATCATTCTATCATTCTATCATAGAGTGATTCTACGATTCTCAGGCAACCCTGGTGTTCCTTGTGGCCAGGGGCCCTGATACCAGTGCCTGGGGAGCCCTGGGTGCCAATGCCCCAAGCTGGTGCCCATTCCCAGTACTCTGTCAGGGCTAGTGCCTGGCCTGGGTGTCCCAGGAAGCCACTGGGCTGGTTCCTGGAACCGTGTCCCCGCAGTGCTTGGACCCATCCCAGCTTCTTTGAGCAACCCTAGCGTTCCCCACGACCAGGGGCCCCTCTACCAGCGCCTGGACCGCCAGCACTCGCTGCCCCGCACTCGGCACTGCCATCCCGGCGAACCCCGCATCCCGCCCCCCCCAAATACCCAGAGAAAACCCTTCGGGGCCTGATATCCatcggggggggggaggggggaggggggcggtgggTACCTGCCAGCAGCTGCATCCAGGCGCAGATCTTGTAGACGGTGGCGGTGTTGCAGAAGAAGAAGAGGGCGAAGCAGGTGATGCAGCCCAGCGTCAGCACCATGGAGAGCAGCACGAAGAAGGCCGCCGCCTGGAAGGCGCCCGAGGGGATGGTGCTGAAGTCGGTGAAGGAGCCGCGGCACGACAGCTCCCGGCCCGCCAGCCCGCTGCCCACGCAGTAGTGGAACAGCCCGAAGTAACCGGGTTTGGGCGTGTTGACGCTGTCGCCCACCCAGTAGGGTTGGATGAAGACCACCACGTTGATGATGGCGAAGCAGATGGTGAAGATGGCCCAGAGCACGCCGATGGCGCGCGAGTTCCGCACGTAGTTGTCATGGTAGAGCTTGGAGGCTTCCTGCGAGGGCAGCATCCTgccggccgccgcgccgccggagggggaggggggggagggaggggaaggggggaggggggggggccgcGACGGCGGGGGGAGCCCGCCCGGgatggggggaaaggggggggaaagggaggggggggcCCCGCGGCCTAGGCGCGCCCGCGGGCTGCCGGCCCCTGCGCCACCCGCGCCGCCATCTTGGCTGCCGCCTCTGCGccccgcgcgcgcccccgccgcgcGGGCGcgcgggccccccccgcccctccctccctcctcgcGCCACTgcggagcccagcccagcccgcccGGGGGGGATCGGGCCCCTTCGGCTCGGCTCGGCAGCTCTCGGCTGGGCTCGGGCCGCCCGGCGGGGTGCGGAGCGAGTCGGTGAGGTGGGGGCTGAGGCGGTGGCGGCGGGCCCGCCCCGCTAGTCCGTTCCAACCGGGGCCGCTCCCCGGCTCGGCCCGCCCGCGGCAGCGCCTGGGCACGGCCCCCGGTTAACGCCAGCACGCGAGGGTGTGTTGGGCCGAAGCGGGCGGAGGAGTCCCGTgtcccgcccccccctccccgggcgggCAGCCGGCCTTCCCGACCCGCTTGGTGGGGCCAGAGCAAGCCGGTGGGTGGCTGCCGGTGTGGCTGCGGGAGCAGCAGGGCCCGGTCCAGCCCCTCCCGCGAGCGCTGACAGCGTGAGGCCGGGATACACGCGTGGGCCAGGCCAGGCGGGGCGGGCTGCCGGCCTGAGCCACGCGTCCGCTGGCAGGTGCCCTGCAAAATTCTCCCCTTGGCCCCAAAACACCGGCAGAGACCAGAGTGTCTCGGGCCAGTTTTCTTCTCAAAGCAGTTAAGCTGCACCGCGTTCACTGGCTTTCACAAAACGCTCCAGAGGCCTCATCATCCTCGTTCATGGCTTGTCAAGGTTCGCAAGCTGAAATCAGACCCAGGCAGGTGAAATAAACGTTGTATTCCCCTGCAAGAGCAAAGGAGCCGTCTGCTGCGTGCTGCTGGCGGTGTAACGGCGGCGGGTTAACCCCGGTACGAACGGTACAAGCTGGCTCTGTGCCTGCACGACGGCGCTGGTGCCATCCCACTCCCATCCCGGGCACACGAGCCACCGCCGCTTCCAAGCGCTCCCTGCGGGGCCCGTGGCACCGTTCACCGCACGGCTGCCACTGCGACTGGCTTTGTGTGTGCGGTCACACCccgggaagggttttttttttttaattaaaacccgTTTCGGGACTTTTATGAAGAGCATGCCCGCGCAAGCGCCACGGTCAGACCCGCTCAGCGGTGCCTGCTACCGTTCGCCCCGTCTCTCTGCGGGCCTACGCCTGCGTTATGCAAAGCTCTGCCACCCCCCACTCGCTGCAGCTCCGGTGCTGGGGAGCACAGCCCGGTCCCCAAGGGCCGCCCCACGCCTGCGGTGCCTTGGCCGGGCCCAGCCCttgcgccgggcccggccccgcttCCGGCTCGCACCAAGGCTCGGAccggaggggaggagggggggtggggtggggagagaatCAGGGAGCCCAGAGCGAGGGTTCGGTAGCCCCGGAACGTGAACGGGGCGCGGCGACAGGGAGCGCGTCGCACCTCGATGACGCTCCCGGGCGGGCGGAAGGGGCGCGGCGCGCGCGCGGCGGTGATTGGCTGGCAGACCGGAAGCGGCAGTATCGGGCGGAAGCGGCGGGCGTGGGCGGGGCCATGGGCCGGCGGCGGTGGTGGTGAGCGGGGCggggatggcggcggcggcccgcggcTGCCCCCCGGCGGGCTCCGGGGACCGCGCcctggctgagctgctgctggagttcTCCCGGGCACAGTACCGCGCCAAGGACGGCGGCGGTGCCGCCGCTAAGGTGTGGGGGCCGGGGTCgggactggggcggggggggggggtgctgcgGGGGAGCGGTGTCGGCGCCGCGGTCGCTGACCGGTGACTGTGCGCAGGTGGAGCGGATCGAGCGGCGGTGCCTGGAGCTCTTCGGCCGTGACTACCGCTACAGCGTGATCCCCAACGCGCACGGCGAGATCTGCGCCCACTACCCGCGGCACATTGTCCTCCTGGAGCGCGACGCCGGCGCCGGCCGCGACCCGTAAGGGCCCCCCCGGTACCCCCCGACCCCCGTCCCGTAGGGCTGACAACCGGCGGGGGCGGCTTCGCGCTTTGCCCTGGGGAACTTTCACGCCTGGCGGCAGCCGCTGCCACTCCGGGGCTCCCGCCGGCCGGGGGAAGCCCCGCCAGGCTGCGCTGCGGCTAATTATAGCCGGCGGTGTCAGCCGCCGGGTACGCCGCTCCCGGGACACCCCTCGCTGCCTGCCAGGGCTGCGCTTCGCTGCCAAGCTCCTGTGGAGCTCCTCCGGGCTCCCCAAGTCTCTTAGGCTTCCTTGGTGAAAGCTGCTAAGCTAAGCCTGTACCTTGAG
Protein-coding regions in this window:
- the LHFPL4 gene encoding LHFPL tetraspan subfamily member 4 protein; the encoded protein is MLPSQEASKLYHDNYVRNSRAIGVLWAIFTICFAIINVVVFIQPYWVGDSVNTPKPGYFGLFHYCVGSGLAGRELSCRGSFTDFSTIPSGAFQAAAFFVLLSMVLTLGCITCFALFFFCNTATVYKICAWMQLLAALCLVLGCMIFPDGWDAETIRDMCGEKTGKYSLGDCSVRWAYILAIIGILNALILSFLAFVLGNRQNDLLHEELKTESKDFVGTARI